The nucleotide sequence TGGACTGCGGCATGTTTCAAGGCGGTCGCCGCATACGCGAGTTGAATTACAAGGAGTTTTGCTTCAATCCTGCTGAACTCGACTGCGTGATTCTGACACATGCACATATCGACCATTGCGGTCTTGTGCCGAAACTCTATAAAGAGGGTTTCAAGGGGGCTGTATATGCGACGAAAGTGACCTGCGAGTTGGCGCATATCATGCTGCCGGATTCTGCCCATATACAGGAACACGATTCGGAAGTTCTGAACCGCAAGATTCAGCGCAGCGGCGATACGCTGATTCGGCCGCTCTATGCGATGGAAGATGCAGAAGCGTCATTGAAACATTTTGTGCCGAAGTCTTACAACGAATTGTTTCGCGTAGAAAACAACATCGAAGTGCGTTTTCGTGACGCCGGGCATATCATTGGCTCTGCCATCGTGGAAATGTACGTGGAAGAGAACGGGAAGAAGACGAAGCTCGTGTTTTCCGGCGATTTAGGTCAGCCCGATCAGCCCATCATCAAAGACCCTACGATCATCGAAGGGGCGGATTATCTGCTGCTTGAGTCGACATACGGCGATCGCCTGCATCAATTCTACGATAAGGAAACAGCCCTACTGGAAGCCGTGCAGGACACGATGGAGCGCGGCGGCAATCTCATCATCCCGGCTTTTGCTGTCGGACGCACGCAGACCTTGCTCTATTATTTTTATAAGCTTTGGAAGGAAGGGCGCATGGAGGATGTTCCCATCATTTTGGACAGCCCCATGGCGATTGCTGCTACGCGCGTGTTCATGGAGAACATGCAGGAGTTTGACGAGACGACGGTCGAGCTGTTGGCGAAGCACGGCGGCGGCTTGCCGCAAATGCCGCATCTGCGCATCTGCGAGACTGCGGAAGAATCGCGGGCTTTGAATTCGCAGGCGAGCTCCGCCGTCATCATTTCGGCGAGCGGCATGGCAGATGCCGGGCGCATTCTCCATCATCTCAAGCACAACCTTTGGCGACCGGAGTCGACGATTCTCTTTGTCGGCTATCAAGCGGAAGGCAGTTTGGGCAGACGCCTCATCGACGGCGTGAAACGCGTCAAGGTCATGGGCGAGGAAATCGCAGTCAAAGCCAATATTCAAATGCTGGAAGGGTTCTCCGCCCATGCAGATATGAACCAGATCCTTGATTGGCTCGCGCCCATACAGGAGCCGAATCCCGCGCGCGTATTCGTCGTCCATGGTGAGCCGTCGGCCTCGGAATCGCTTGCCGAACAAATCGAAAAACGCTTCAAACTCAAGACATATATTCCGTTCTTTGGTGATTCCATCGTCATGACGGGGCGCGAACATGAGATTCACGAGTCTCATCTGCCGGAAGTTTCCGTCGAAAAGGAAATGGAGGACTTCCTGCGCACGGTTGATTCCACCTACCGCCAGCAAAGACGTCGCCTGCTGCAGTACGTTGTGCGCAATCCGCAGCAGATGGAGGTTGTCGTCCGCACGGTGCAGAAGGGCTGGAACTATATGAAGAAGCTTTTTGCGACGTTCAATCTCTGATGGGTTTTCGTTGACAGCGCAGAGGACATGTGATAAGATTCAAGACGAATAAAGTGTATAGAGATGTCCTTTGAAATTGGTCCTGTGAGGCTGATAAAGGAAGCCATAAGGGTGCGGCGGCATGAACCGCATCGTTGCCATGCAAAGAAAGCTTTCTTATGCCTTGCATAAGAAAGCTTTTTGTCTTACAAGCACTTAGGGAGTGATTCGCTTGAGCAAGAATCCTGTTTCATTACGCGGCAAAAACATTTTAGGACTGGAAGATTTCTCACCGGAGGAAATCCAGCTTGTCCTTGATTCTGCCAAAGGCATGAAGAATGTGATCCACAGGGATATCAAGAAACTTCCCACATTGCGAGGAAAGTCAATCGTCACATTGTTCTATGAGCCGAGCACGAGGACGCGCTCCTCTTTCGAGTTGGCGGGCAAGTATCTCGGCGCTGATGTCGTCAATATCACAGCGGGGACGAGCAGCATCGTCAAGGGGGAGAGTCTGCGCGATACGCTGCTGACGGTTGAAGCCATGGGAGTTGATGCCATCGTCATGCGCCACAAGGCTGAAGGTGCGGCGGCCTATGCGACACAGGTTGTGTCGCCCGTGATCATCAATGCGGGCGATGGAGCGCATGCACATCCGTCACAGGGCTTGTTGGATTTGTTCATCATCTTGCAGTACAAGAATACCTTGCAAGGCCTGAAGGTCGCCATCATCGGCGACATTTCGCACAGCCGCGTGGCGCGCTCCGATCTATGGGGCATGCGCAAAATGGGGATGGAGGTTCATCTGGCCGGACCGAAGACACTGCTGCCGCGCTTTCTTAAAGAAGAACCGGGAATCTTCGTGCATGAGTGTATAGAAGATGCCATCCGCGATGCGGATGTCATCAATGTGCTGCGCATTCAGCTTGAAAGGCAGAAAGCAGGTCTTTTCCCTTCCATGCGTGAGTACGCACGCATCTTCGGTTTGAATGAGGAAAGGCTGAAGCTTGCTAAGGAGGATGTGCTTGTACTGCATCCGGGTCCGATGAACAAGGGACTGGAAATATCACCGCGTGTAGCTTACAGCAGCCATTCCGCCATACAGGAGCAGGTGCAGAACGGCGTGGCAGTTCGCATGGCGCTCTTGGCTCTGGCATTGATGGGAGGAAAGCAGAATGAAGCAGATCTTTAAGGGTGGTCGCGTCGTAGATCCGAAGAATGGCGTAGATGAAAAACTGGATATTCTCGTCGAGGACGGCATTGTTCAAAAGGTTGACAAGAATGTGGTAGATGAAGAGGCCAAAATCGTCGATGTCAGCGGCAAGGTTCTCGTTCCCGGCCTCATTGATATGCACACGCATCTGCGTGAGCCGGGGCAGGAAGCGAAAGAGGATTTCCTGTCCGGCTCGAAGGCGGCGGCTGCAGGCGGCTTCACGACGGTCGCCACCATGCCAAATACAAGCCCTGTCGTAGACACCGCCGCCCTGGTGCGCAGCCTGCAGACACGGGCGAAAGAGGTCGGACTCGTTCACATCGAAATCATCGGTGCACTGACAAAGGGACAGAAGGGCGAAGAGCTTGCAGAAGTGGGCGATATGAGTCTCGCTGGAGCTGTGGCGTTTTCCGATGACGGACACTATGTGAAATCTGCCAAGGTCATGATGAATGGCATGGATTATCTGAAAAAGTTTGATAAGATCATCATCGATCATGATGAAGAACTCTCGCTCATCGAAGAAGGCGTCATGAACGAAGGACATCGAAGCGCGATGCTCGGCATGAAGGGGCGTCCGACTGTGGCGGAAGATATCGCTGTGGCGCGCGATATCCTGCTTGCAGAATATGTCGATTCGCCCGTCCATGTTGCGCACATCAGTTCGGCACGTTCTGCCGAGCTTGTACGCGAAGGGAAGCGGCGCGGCGTCAAGGTCACGGCGGAAGTTACGCCGCATCACCTCATCCTGACGGATGCCTGTGTCAATCCGCTGGATTCTTCCACCAAGGTCAATCCGCCGCTGCGTGGGCAGAAGGATGTCGACGCCATGCTTGAGGCGCTTCAGGACGGTACGATCGACATCATCGTTTCCGATCACTCGCCGCATGCCGAGGAGGAAAAAGATCGGGAATACATGTATGCGCCGAGTGGTTTTCCAGGTCTTGAAACGACGTTGGGGCTTTTGCTGACAGCGTTTTACCACAAGGGGAAAATGGATTTATCCACGCTCATTGCCAAGATGACTTCAGCGCCTGCTGCATTGTTTCACCTGAAGGCAGGAAGTTTGGAAGCAGGAATGCCGGCGGACATCACGGTCATCGATCTCGAAAAAGAGTGGGTGGTGGATGCCGACAAGTTCTATACGCGCGGCACGCACTCGCCTTATGTCGGGCGCCGTCTGAAAGGCAGAGCTGTGATGACGGTGGTCGATGGCCGCATTGTGATGCGCGATGGAAATGTCCTCGCCTCAAAAAAGGAGAATGTCGGATGAAAGGGAACTTGATTTTAGAGGACGGCAGCGCCTTTTCCGGTGAATTGCTGGATGAAGCGAAGGAATTCGGCGAAGTCGTATTCAATACGGGCATGACGGGCTATCAAGAGGTTCTGACCGACCCGTCGTATTGCAGCCAGATCGTGACCTTGACGTATCCGCTGATCGGCAATTATGGCGTGGCGAAAAGCTTCATGGAATCGCGCAAATCCTTTGTCAACGGTTTCATTATAGCGGAGCTTTGTGATGTTGGAAGCAACTGGCAGTCGGAAGGAGCGCTGGCGGATTTCCTGCGCGAACAGGGCGTACCCTGCCTGCATGGCGTCGATACGCGCGCTGTGACGCGCCACATTCGCTCTGTCGGTGCGATGAAGGGCGTCATCGTGCCAGGAAACACAACGCAAGAGGAAATCGACAGAATGCTTTCCCGAGAAATTCAAAAGGACGTTGTGGCAACGGTGACGACGAAAGAAACGTATGTCATGGCTGCGGACAGTGCGGATGCGCCGCGGGTCGTCGTCATGGATTTCGGCATAAAGCAGAACATCCTGCGCTCCCTGCATGAATTTGGCTTCCATCTCACCGTTGTGCCGGCACAAACGTCGGCGGAAGAAATACTTGCCATGAATCCCGATGGCGTATTTCTGTCCAACGGTCCCGGCGATCCCAAGGATGTACCGGACATCATCGCAGAAGTCAAAAAGCTCATCGGC is from Selenomonas sputigena ATCC 35185 and encodes:
- the carA gene encoding glutamine-hydrolyzing carbamoyl-phosphate synthase small subunit, whose translation is MKGNLILEDGSAFSGELLDEAKEFGEVVFNTGMTGYQEVLTDPSYCSQIVTLTYPLIGNYGVAKSFMESRKSFVNGFIIAELCDVGSNWQSEGALADFLREQGVPCLHGVDTRAVTRHIRSVGAMKGVIVPGNTTQEEIDRMLSREIQKDVVATVTTKETYVMAADSADAPRVVVMDFGIKQNILRSLHEFGFHLTVVPAQTSAEEILAMNPDGVFLSNGPGDPKDVPDIIAEVKKLIGKKPIFGICLGHQLFALAMGADTYKLKFGHRGSNQPVKNLAMNRVHISSQNHGFAVDESSLQGLPLEVTHRAVNDGTVEGLRHTELPVFTVQYHPEASPGPTDNRYLFEQFRALLKEEK
- a CDS encoding aspartate carbamoyltransferase catalytic subunit, coding for MSKNPVSLRGKNILGLEDFSPEEIQLVLDSAKGMKNVIHRDIKKLPTLRGKSIVTLFYEPSTRTRSSFELAGKYLGADVVNITAGTSSIVKGESLRDTLLTVEAMGVDAIVMRHKAEGAAAYATQVVSPVIINAGDGAHAHPSQGLLDLFIILQYKNTLQGLKVAIIGDISHSRVARSDLWGMRKMGMEVHLAGPKTLLPRFLKEEPGIFVHECIEDAIRDADVINVLRIQLERQKAGLFPSMREYARIFGLNEERLKLAKEDVLVLHPGPMNKGLEISPRVAYSSHSAIQEQVQNGVAVRMALLALALMGGKQNEADL
- a CDS encoding dihydroorotase, producing MKQIFKGGRVVDPKNGVDEKLDILVEDGIVQKVDKNVVDEEAKIVDVSGKVLVPGLIDMHTHLREPGQEAKEDFLSGSKAAAAGGFTTVATMPNTSPVVDTAALVRSLQTRAKEVGLVHIEIIGALTKGQKGEELAEVGDMSLAGAVAFSDDGHYVKSAKVMMNGMDYLKKFDKIIIDHDEELSLIEEGVMNEGHRSAMLGMKGRPTVAEDIAVARDILLAEYVDSPVHVAHISSARSAELVREGKRRGVKVTAEVTPHHLILTDACVNPLDSSTKVNPPLRGQKDVDAMLEALQDGTIDIIVSDHSPHAEEEKDREYMYAPSGFPGLETTLGLLLTAFYHKGKMDLSTLIAKMTSAPAALFHLKAGSLEAGMPADITVIDLEKEWVVDADKFYTRGTHSPYVGRRLKGRAVMTVVDGRIVMRDGNVLASKKENVG
- a CDS encoding MBL fold metallo-hydrolase RNA specificity domain-containing protein — translated: MKLTFLGAAHTVTGSCYLLESEERKVLVDCGMFQGGRRIRELNYKEFCFNPAELDCVILTHAHIDHCGLVPKLYKEGFKGAVYATKVTCELAHIMLPDSAHIQEHDSEVLNRKIQRSGDTLIRPLYAMEDAEASLKHFVPKSYNELFRVENNIEVRFRDAGHIIGSAIVEMYVEENGKKTKLVFSGDLGQPDQPIIKDPTIIEGADYLLLESTYGDRLHQFYDKETALLEAVQDTMERGGNLIIPAFAVGRTQTLLYYFYKLWKEGRMEDVPIILDSPMAIAATRVFMENMQEFDETTVELLAKHGGGLPQMPHLRICETAEESRALNSQASSAVIISASGMADAGRILHHLKHNLWRPESTILFVGYQAEGSLGRRLIDGVKRVKVMGEEIAVKANIQMLEGFSAHADMNQILDWLAPIQEPNPARVFVVHGEPSASESLAEQIEKRFKLKTYIPFFGDSIVMTGREHEIHESHLPEVSVEKEMEDFLRTVDSTYRQQRRRLLQYVVRNPQQMEVVVRTVQKGWNYMKKLFATFNL